A window from Dehalobacter sp. DCA encodes these proteins:
- a CDS encoding Lcl domain-containing protein, whose protein sequence is MEKNKKVIIGWIGVFITVILSSVWAYWGAFENFHEGWYSTSIWENLFMFLFQYMLFAIIFVLLALVILRWKRIGFLLHLIFGGFCICFFSGASFNVLGLLIIIPFAVLGLLYYFGEPEPKKWAYRLIIIVPLVITLVISIPQAIKVSQRINDNNFGMRIVEGNGVTLAWAPRGPGWPDKGTSWKEAQDICKYLSEDGTTLMKEEQNIWRLPTVDEAVRSMMLHDENAGGVWYPEEEKAVYDRTPDKETPLWDVHSKVIYYWTSDTSVKDEQQAYVIVYHGGIFDKRKIGQQDYMSFRAVKE, encoded by the coding sequence ATGGAAAAAAATAAGAAGGTAATTATCGGATGGATAGGTGTGTTCATAACCGTTATATTGTCAAGTGTATGGGCTTATTGGGGTGCTTTTGAAAATTTCCATGAAGGCTGGTACTCAACTTCCATCTGGGAAAACCTCTTTATGTTTTTGTTCCAATATATGTTATTCGCTATTATCTTTGTATTATTAGCATTAGTTATATTAAGATGGAAAAGAATAGGTTTTCTACTACATCTAATTTTTGGTGGCTTTTGTATTTGTTTTTTTTCCGGTGCTAGTTTTAATGTGCTAGGATTATTGATTATTATACCTTTTGCTGTTCTTGGGCTACTTTATTATTTTGGGGAGCCTGAGCCTAAGAAATGGGCATACAGGTTAATCATAATTGTTCCATTAGTTATTACTTTAGTTATTTCAATCCCTCAAGCTATTAAAGTGTCCCAAAGAATTAATGATAATAATTTTGGGATGAGAATAGTAGAAGGGAATGGTGTAACTCTGGCTTGGGCACCAAGAGGGCCTGGATGGCCGGATAAAGGGACTTCCTGGAAAGAGGCGCAAGATATATGCAAGTATTTATCAGAGGATGGCACAACCCTTATGAAGGAAGAGCAAAATATTTGGCGCTTGCCAACAGTGGATGAAGCAGTTCGTTCTATGATGCTCCACGACGAAAATGCAGGTGGAGTCTGGTATCCGGAAGAAGAGAAGGCCGTCTATGATAGAACGCCAGATAAAGAAACACCTTTATGGGATGTACATTCCAAGGTAATCTATTACTGGACTTCAGATACATCAGTAAAGGATGAACAACAGGCATATGTCATTGTCTATCATGGAGGTATATTTGATAAAAGGAAGATCGGTCAACAAGATTATATGAGTTTTAGAGCTGTCAAAGAGTAG